The genomic region ACTCAGGTACAAGCAATAGCTGATTCCAGTGGGTACGGTATTCTCTGAATTTCTCATTCGGAAAACCGAACATGTTATTCCTGGGATTTATTCCAATGGTATCCAGGTGCAATACTTCAGCAAGATCGTCATCAACCTGGCCCAGCATCTGAAAAGGTTCAATAAGCTTTACCGGCCTTTTTTCAAGACCATAAAAATCCCGAAGCCTTTCCAGGGCCAGAACATGTATACCCGTCACACCTGTTGTGCCCATGTCCACCGGAACCTTGTCGGTCTGCCTGTGATTGAGGGCCGCTTTAAGACGCTCACGCTTTGTCATACCCGTATATTTAAAAATAAATATAGCGAAAGCATTTGTAGATTGAGCCTCCTGAATAAAAAAACTATCTGAAGAAGGAGAAATGAACGCTGCCGTAATTGCGTTCTTCGGAAAAGCGGGGATGATTTGTAAATTTATTCGACTTGCCATGTTCAAGTACAAACCAGCCGTTCTCTTTAAGCAGGCTGAACTGCATGATCAAATCAGGGATAGTCTCAATATTTTTTAGTTCATAAGGAGGATCTGCAACAATAATATCATACTTCTTATGACACACTGGGATAAACCTGAAAACATCCATCCTCACGGCATGAATTCCTTTCATTCCAATCTCCCCGGCTGTTTTAGAAATAAATTGAGTGGCCCTCCCGTTGATCTCAACAAGGTCGATATTTTCACAGCCCCTTGAAGCAAATTCAAAACTTAAACTGCCTGTTCCACTGAAAAGATCCAGCACTGCAGCATCTTCAAAATCAAAATGATTGGTGAGAATATTAAAAAGGGCTTCGCGGGCAAAGTCGGTTGTAGGTCTTGAATCAAAACCTTTGCTTACCTCAATCCTTCTCCCGCTGTATTTTCCACCGATGATCCGCACATCTGTAAATTTAGTAAATTTAGGAACCTGGAAGTGACCAGTTGTTTAAGTCCTGACGCCAAGGCCGGAATTTCTGCCGGTTCATCATACCGGCAATCCTGGACATATTGTGAAATTAAATCCCAGTAGCTGAGTTTGGATGCCTGCTCTCCTGAGATTCTTAACGGAGTTTTAGCCGGATCCAGTCCCATTTTCTGAAATACAAGCAGCAGGTAATATAGAAGGTCATTTTCATTGGTATATTGGAATGTGTTATAAATCCTGAGTTTTGAATTCCCCGTGCAGGCGATGTCAAAAAATTCAGGATACAATCCCATGAAAACACAGTTCGCAGTAAAATGATTGGGTTGAACGGCTATGTGCCGGACAAAAGGTGTTGTCTGGCTTAGAAATTCAACCTTGCGGAAATGCAGGCTGACCAATGAGACGAGTTCCTCAGGTAAGGCAAAAACGTTAAACAGTCCTGCTTCTGGAATGAAATTGCTGAAAACCGAAATGTGAATATCTTCGCCCTGGTTGAATTTAAGATACTTGTCAGTTACATTTTGATCAAAGAATTCCTGTGGTATTAGTGTTGTGTGCTGTGTATAACCGGCGAAACAAACATTCCTGAAAGGAAGTGAAAGAAAATCATCACTTAAAAGGGCTTCTTCAGTTTTCCTCACCAGGTCACCGGTCATAATGACCTGCTCAAATCGTTTACGGCGGAAAACAACATAATTTTCAGTTGCCGGGTTATAAATGCAATAGGAAAGTCCTTTTTTATTAACCTGAATAAGCAGCGAATACTCTTCTGCGGCTTCCTGTTTAAATGTCCTGTCGATATAATTAATCTCGTGCATCCGGTGTCTGACTTTTGCGAAATTAAATAAAATAACGGGAATGGTAAGTGGTATAATCAATAACTTTGCGAACAGATGAATTAACTATGATTGCTGACCATTTCATTCAACAGATCAGGCAAAACCTTGGGCATGTGCCTACGGAAGGCCAGGAGAAGTTGATGAAACAATTAACTGAATTTATTCTTGACCCTGGCAGCAACCGTATCTTTGTTGTCAAAGGGTTCGCCGGCACCGGGAAAACCTCACTGATCAGCGCACTTGTTAAGACGCTCGATTCAATGAAGATCAAGTCAATGCTCATGGCACCGACAGGAAGGGCGGCCAAGGTTTTTTCAGGATATGCCGGTAAAAATGCATTTACCATTCACCGTAAAATATACAGGCAAAAAGCCGCAGGCGATGGCTTCGGTGAATTTGTCATCAGTAAAAATCTATACAGCAACCTGGTTCTCATTGTGGATGAGGCTTCCATGATTTCGGATTCATTGAATGAAGGAACCCGTTTTGGTTCAGGAAGGCTGCTGGCCGACCTCATGCAATTTGTCAGGGATGGCGCCAACTGCAAGCTGATCCTGATAGGCGACACGGCGCAACTTCCACCTGTAGGGATAGTCGTGAGCCCGGCACTCGACAGAAACCAGCTGGCCCTGTATATGCCCGTGGCAGGCGAATTCCTGCTCAGGGATATCGTAAGGCAAAATCTCGATTCAGGAATCCTGCATAATGCCACACTGGTAAGGAACCAGATCACGGAAACCAATATGTCGATGCCGGCACTCGAATATAAAAAATACAGGGATATTTTTTTCATTGGTGGCACGGAGCTAACCGATGTTATGGAAAGTGCCTACAATAAATACGGCATCGACGACACCATTGTGCTGTGCCGGTCGAATAAACGGGCAAACCAATACAACGCCGGCATCAGGAAACAGGTGCTGTTTCGGGAAGAAGAACTGGTTCCGGGCGATCTGCTGATGATTGTAAAGAACAATTACTATTGGATTAAAGACCAACCTGAAATCGAATTCATTGCAAACGGTGACATTGTAAAAATCCTGAAGATAAAAAAATACGAAGAGCGCTATGACTACCGGTTTGCCTACGCGCTGATGAAACTGGTTGATTACGATATTGAATTCGAAGCCCGGATCATGCTGAATGCATTGACGGCTGATTCTCCCTCCATGAGCCAGGAAGATAACCGCAAGCTGTATTACAGCGTTTATGAGGATTACCAGCACCTGAATTCAAAAAGTAAGCAATACAAGGCGGTTAAAGAAGATCCCTTCTTCAATGCCCTCCAGGTGAAATATGCCTATGCAGTTACATGCCATAAGGCGCAGGGCGGCCAGTGGAAAGCAGTCATTATTGACCAGGGTTTCATGAAAGGTGAGAACATCGACATGGAATACCTGCGATGGCTGTATACTGCCATTACAAGGGCCACAGAAGAATTGTATTTTGTAAATTTCCCGAAGGAGTTCATTAAAAATTAAACACAAAGCCGCTAGTGCCGGAATCTTTGTAGTATTCACTTTTGCTATTGACAAAGAGCCACGCTAGTGGCGAAATCTAAGATATCGCCACTAGTTTGGCTCATGCTCCGTGGGTGGCCTGTATTAAAAGCAACTATTCCTTCATCAGTTTCATTTCATGATTGCCTGAACTGGTTCTGAGTTGCAAAATATACATTCCCGGTTTCAGGGCAGATACATCAATACGCTCAGAGCGTCCTGAACCGGCAACATTCCGGTTGATCACAAGTGAACCTGTAAGATTGTAAATCCTGAGGCTGTTCACTTTTTCAATGTAGTATACTGTCAAATAGTCTTTCACCGGGTTCGGATAAATCATAAAACCAGATTCATTTTCCACAGGTGGCACACCGGTTACTACCAGCCCGATATCAACATAGTTCGTATCATGTGCCACATTAATGGTGGTATCTGCATTCAGGTTATTCACCACAATTCTCCACGAATGATCGGTCGGAGGCACCTGGTACACGTTGTCACCGTTAAAGTCGATATAATAATCAATATGATAATCCTTATCTTTTTGCAGCGAATCAAGAACCAGTGTGAAATCAGCGGTATCAACCGGGGTCAGCCTGAGGCTATCCAGAAAATCTCCGGTTTCCTTATCTCTCAGATAAAGTACCAGATTCTTTCCTGTTTCAGGAGTGAACCCTGTGAAATTTATTGTGATTGAAACAGCTGAGTCTCCTCCAGACACAGGGAATATATCCGTGTATTCGGTATTGTAAGAAACGTTCATCACTGTATCCTTTGTGATTACCGGTAATTCTTTTCTCCAGGCATGATCCACTGGGGGTGCGGAATACATGCTGTCGTTATTGACATCGGAATAGTAATCAAGATTATAACGTTCTCCGACTGTCAGCGAATCAAAAGCAACCGTGAAATCACCCGAATCTACAGGTGATAAATACAGACTATCAACAATGCTGTCATTTTGCTGCTGCCTGATGTAGACTGTCATATTCCTGTCAACTTCCTGGTTGAAACCGATAAAATCCAGAGCCAGGCTGAAATGCGTTGAATCCACCTCGGGCTGAACATCAAAAATCCGTGTGTAGTTGGTGGAATAAGCAAAATTGATTGCTGAGTCCGAATTGAGCTTTATGTTTTCAACCCGCCATGATTCATCTACAGGTGGTGCGTTATATTTACCGTTTGCATTTTTATCCGACCAGAAATCAAAATCGTATGCTGTCCCGGCCAGGATCGAATCAAATCGAACGGAAAAATTCCCGGTATCAAATGTCAATGTGGCACTGTCAAGCCTTTCTTTACTATTGTGGTTAATTACATACATACTGAAAGGTTTATCTATAACGCTTGTCATCCCTGTAAAATTCACTGTAAGTGCATAGGGACCTGTAGCCGGTTCAGGGGCAACCTGGCAATAAGCTTTGCCGGCACCGTTGTTAAAATGTGCCCTGAAGAGAGATGTATCAATAGCCGTGTTATACAGGGCCAGTTCATCGAGGTAACCCTCAAAGTGATACTGCTGTCCCGCACTCAGCCATCCTATACCAATGGGCGCTATTGAAGCAAAGTCATCAGTAAACGTATAGGTTGCAGTAGTATCCAGCTGACCGTCAATAAAAATACTAGTTGTTTTTGCCGTACCGTTTCTTACTATCCCAATCAGGTGCCACAGTCCGTTAATCACCCCTTTCTTGCTTTCGAGTGTCTGGTTAGTGCCATCGTTTGAAATGAGTGTAAAATTCACTCTTCCGGGATTCGTACAGCTGATTCCGGCCCACCAGTGAACCTGGGTTACATTATCATCCCTGCCAATAATCACATTATTACTTGAATTGTTGCGGTTAGGACAGGCATTTGTTTTCCTCACCCAGAATTCAATTGTAAAGCTTGCATCTTTGCCCCAGTTAAAGTCCTGGTTGGCAGGCAGGGTGACCTGTTTATTCCCGTCGAAGTAGGCGGCTGAATCCACCTTGCCGGGAACATACTCCGGAGGCGATTGAAATTCGCCATCCAGGTTACCAATACGATCCACAATTTTACTGTGTGATCTTGTATCGAATTTCCAGAAATGGATCAGGCTCTGGGGGCACTGATCCTGTGCTGCCGTATTGCCGGAACTGAGATAAATCGCAATTAGGCATAACGACAAAATCGTAAAAAATCTTTTCATAGACATTGTTTTATAAGTTTATTGCTGATAAGTGGAATTGCGTAAATCAGGAACAAACCCATAAAACGAAAGTTCAACTGTCAGAAATCGATTCTATAGCTCAGATTCGGAATGACAACCACTTCACGAAGGGGCTCAACACGGTCCGTTCTGAAATTATACCTGTAGCCGTAAAATTCTTTCTGGAAAAGGAGATTCACAAATTGGACCGACCAGGTGGCTGAATACCGGGGATGATTTTTATGCCAGGAGGCCGTGAAATCAAGATACCAGACATCCGGTTTTCTTTCCTGAAACGCATGCTGTTCATCATAAATAACGTCATTACTGATATACGAAGCGGCATAATTTACTGGCGATATACGATCCCCTCCCAATACACTAAACTTCCAGTTTAAGCTGAGCAGGTTATTTCTATTTTTTCCCGGTGTCCATTCTTTTCCAAAGAGGAAATTAACCACATAATTTTTATTGAATCTTGAATTTCGTTCTACGCCGTCACCTCCTTTGTATTTTGAATCAAATAACGATGCCGTAAAAAGATAGTAGAATCCGTCGTGCAGAAACCGTTCAAGAGTAATATCAGCACCCACATTATACCCTGATCCTCGATTTACAAGGGAGTCATAAAAAAACCAATCCATTTCAAGGTTTTGCATTGAAAAAGAACTGTTGGGCATAACAGGCACCTTTGACATTTTCTGAAAGTATGGTTCAAGGCGGAAACGACTGTATTCACCTGTTTTTAATTCCCAGGATAAAATATAGTGTTGAGAACGGGTAAATTTTAGCCGCAGGTTAGGCTCAATAGTGCGGCCATCCATTTGCTGCATGGCAAAATAGAATCCAAGTGGTTCCATGCGACTATGCAATCCGTAAGCCACGCTGAATGAATTTCTGTCAGTGGCATTCCATTTAAGGCTGATTCTCGGCTCAAAGGTCAGATCGCTGTTGAGCGTGAACCATTGCGAATGAATTCCTGCATTGAGTATGAAATGATCAGCAAGATCTATTCTTGATTGAGTGTAAGCCTGAATCAGTGTGCTGTTCCCGGTTTTGTCGGCAAATGTCCTGAATTGATCCCTTCCGTCATTTTGCTTCAGGTTTACCTTGTATGTCAGGTAATTGATATTGATACCGGTACGATTGATATGGCGGCTTCCGAATTTATGATTTACAAGGAATGAGAGCGTGTACTTCCTGTCATTCTGGGCTATTTCATCCCTGGGATACAAATTCATGGCACTGTCAAGTCGCTCCCTGTGCCAGTAAATCAGGTTGCCTGTGGCTGCAACAGCTGTATTCAGGTAAGTGCTTTCTGACAGGATCGTTTTATAATTTATTCCTGCTGCTCCCATTCGGTTTTTATTCACATCTTCCTCTATATCCTGGTAATAAATCCATTGGGTGGAATCTTCCTTAACCTTTGAACCGGTCCGGTCAGTTGAAAAAAGTCCCCAGGCACTCAGTGTGCCCTTCCTGCCCATGGGAAAATTAAGTTTGAATGAAAGGTCCTGGTATTTTATACCCTGCGCATTCTGCGGCAGCAAGGGAGATATCAGTGCCAGCGTTGAGTATCTGTAATTCATAAGGTATGATGACCTGCGACCTTTAATAAATGGCCCTTCGGTGGCAAAATCAATTCCAATAATTCCGGCTTTAATTGTGTGTTCGCGTTTTTCATTGTTTCCGTTCCGTATTCTCATATCAAAAACACCTGAAAGGGCATTTCCGAATTCAGCAGGAAAGGCCCCTGTGAAGAAATCGGAATTACTCAGCATTTGAGAGCTTAAGGCAGTTATACCACCTCCGCCGAATGTGGATACATTGGCAAAATGACTGGGGTTGGGAATTTCAATCCCCTCCATCCTCCACAATAATCCTTTTGGTGCATTTCCGCGGATCACTATGGCATTTGACGACAAGGAGCCGGCCACTCCGGCAAATGCCGTTGCAAGTCGGGCAGGGTCATCGATTCCCCCGGCATATCGTGAAGCTTCTTCCATTGTAAGCTGGCGCGAACTGATCATAGCCATGGGATTTACTGCCTGCTCCTTGTTTGCAAAAGCCTTTATTGAAACTCCTTCAAGTGCCGTTGCCGATTGTTTCATCAGAATTTCAAGGATAGTCTCCTTACCCGTTTGCACAAGCACTTCGGCCACCACCGTTGATTCATAACCGATATAACTAACTTGTATGCTGTATCTTCCGACAGGAATATTTTCGATTCTGAAAGCTCCGTTGCCATCTGTTGTTGTTCCCAGTAAGGGATTTGTATTTAAAATCATAATGGTGGCACCGGGAAGAGTTTCCTGTGTGTTGCGGTCTTTCACAATACCCCTGACAATCCTGTTCTGGCAATCCGCATCAAAGGACAGGGTGAAATAAAGAACAAAACCTAAACCGTAAATTGACGATTTTATACCTTTCATATCTATTTTACTAATTTTGACAAAGATGGCCACATGTATTTTTTTATGAAATCCTGAAATATCAGTATTTTTAACTCTCTATGGAACTCAAGGAATTATTCACGGAATATATGGCTCTTCTGGATGAACAGGTTTTTAAACCCGAAGATCTCGATTATCGGATCCTTGATTACCATTTACCCCTGCTTGAAAGAATTGATGTGGTAGACAGCGGTTGCATCTCTGTTTTTGATTTGTACAAAAGAAAACACGTTTATTACTCACCTAAATATAAGTCACTGCTTGGATGGGATCCTGAAAGGGCTTCAGAGGATATGAATTACACGAACAGCATGATTCATCCGGATGATTTGATTCCCCTTATGAAAGCCGGGCTTTATTTTATCAGGCTTGGTTTTTCATTACCCGATAAAAAGGAAAGCCTCCATTATAAAACCATTTTTGAATACCGGGTAAAAGGCAGGGATAATGAATATGTAAGAGTAATTGAACAACAGGTGCCGCTTGAGTTTGACGCATCGGGAAATGTATGGCTGGCACTGAGTATGCTTGACCTTTCTCCTGACCGGGACATTACGGCGCCTTTCAGGGGAAGACTTAAAAACCAGGTGACCGGAGAATTATATTACTTTCCGCCTGAAGATGACTTGCCGGTTTTGAAAGAAACCGAACTGACTTCAAGGGAAAAGGAGGTCCTTCAGTTAATTGCCCGCGGACTGATCAGCAAGCAAATCGCTGATAAACTGTATATCAGTGTGAACACCGTGAATACACACCGGCAGCGGATTATTGAAAAGCTGAATGTAAGCAACACCTATGAAGCCATCCGGTATGGGCAGGATCGCGGGCTTTTCTGATAACTGCTGCACTAAAAAACCGATTATGTTAAAAGAAGATACAAATCAATTAATGCTTGATTTCGGGAAAGACGGGAATCAACTTGTACCTGTAATAACCCAGAATTCAATCACGAAGGATGTCCTTATCCTATCATGGGTAAACAGGGAGGCTTTTGAAGAAACCCTTAGGAGCGGGTATGCTACCTATTGGAGCAGATCGAGAAAAGAGCTCTGGAAAAAAGGTGCCACATCAGGTGATTACCTGAAAGTGGTTGACATAAGAATAAACTGTGAACAGAACTCACTTCTTTTCCTTGTGATTCCTGAAGGCAAGGGAGTATGTCATGCCAGAAAACCTTCGGGACTGCCCTACTCAACCTGCTATTACAGGCAAATCGTTGAAGGCGGATTGAAAATTATTGAAGAATAAGATCAGAAACTTACAAACAGGCTGAAAACGCCAATAATGATGAGGACTATCCCAGACAATAGTTTCTCATGATGGTCGAGAAAATGCGACTGGATTGACCGAACCCCTTTACTGGCAAGAAATACAAGGAGAAGCATACCAGACACTGTAAGGATAACATACACAGCTGACACCATAATAATTCCCAGCCACCCGGCTGCAGCGGCCTGCAGGTAATAAGCTTCAATTTCAAGACAGGGACTCAGAAACATGGCAAGGGCAAGTGAAGTGATAATGGCCATTTTTGATTTCTGATTTACCGGTCTGTCTAAACCATGGTGATGCTTGTGATGATGAAGCCTGTCGATTACCAGGTAAATAATGCCAAGCAGGATCAGCAATCCCGGTGCGATTTTCTCTGAAATAACTTTATAGTTGCTGCTCAGACTGATTCCGATAATGCCAATAGTTATCCCTACAATTATGGTACTCAGTGTATGAGCAAAACCGCTGATTCCGGTAACCATCATCGTTTCGCGGAGAGTCCATTTCTCTGCCCTTCCAATGGCCACAACAGGCAGCCAATGATTCGGAATTACGGCGTGAACCATGCTTAAAAGGAGACTTCCAAAAAACAGCTGAATCATATAGCCAAAGTTATCTTTTTGTTCTGATGTTCACGCTCAGATCGGCTATTTTTAGTAACCTATTGAGTTTGATTTTATTCAACCGGTTAATTCGCAAGGTTTCCATGTATGTCAGTGCACGGCGCATCACATCATAATACAAAAGCACAAACAACAAACCTGTGAATAACCATATCACACAAAGGTTAAACCAGAAGGTAGCCACATAATAATTGAAAAAGTCTTTATGGGGAGCATAAAAATGGGCCCGCCATGAATTATTTGCTGGTTCACGGTATATGGCATCCTTTATGGGGATCATTTCGCCGTCATGGATTGTATAATGCATGATCTCCTTCTCATTGGTAAGAACTGCCGCAAGCTGTTTGTTGAAATATTTCTTTTTGAATGTCAGGAAATTATCCTCACCTCCCAATTTCTCTATAAGTTCTTCATAAATCCGGTCGCGCTCGGTGACCGCGTTATTATACCTGTTTTTGTAAATGCGGAGAGCTTTATTCAGGATTTCATTATATGATTTATTCAATGAAGGTTTATAGGATTTTCTGTCAAGACTGTCAGAAAAGGAAGGCAGCGGCGTTCCGATATCGTGGCAGATTCTTTTGAGTTCCGATTTAAGAACATTCAGATTATTGTTGAACCGGAAGGTATCTGAGTTATTAAAGTAAAGGTCTTCAGAATCATCAAGCAACTCCTGTAACCCTGTAATTGCATATGACCTGTAATAACCTGCTGAATTGGCCCTGCTTTCGGCATCAAAGAAATACCTCTCATACAGGTTGTCCTTGAATTGTGTTACTGCGAGCGCTTCATAAGCCCACCTTGAGGTCATCAGGTCTCCGATGATCGGAACCTGTTTATCATTCGATATCTTATTGTGCATTTTCGAAAAGTCGACGAC from Bacteroidales bacterium harbors:
- a CDS encoding RsmD family RNA methyltransferase — protein: MRIIGGKYSGRRIEVSKGFDSRPTTDFAREALFNILTNHFDFEDAAVLDLFSGTGSLSFEFASRGCENIDLVEINGRATQFISKTAGEIGMKGIHAVRMDVFRFIPVCHKKYDIIVADPPYELKNIETIPDLIMQFSLLKENGWFVLEHGKSNKFTNHPRFSEERNYGSVHFSFFR
- a CDS encoding DUF3822 family protein — its product is MHEINYIDRTFKQEAAEEYSLLIQVNKKGLSYCIYNPATENYVVFRRKRFEQVIMTGDLVRKTEEALLSDDFLSLPFRNVCFAGYTQHTTLIPQEFFDQNVTDKYLKFNQGEDIHISVFSNFIPEAGLFNVFALPEELVSLVSLHFRKVEFLSQTTPFVRHIAVQPNHFTANCVFMGLYPEFFDIACTGNSKLRIYNTFQYTNENDLLYYLLLVFQKMGLDPAKTPLRISGEQASKLSYWDLISQYVQDCRYDEPAEIPALASGLKQLVTSRFLNLLNLQMCGSSVENTAGEGLR
- a CDS encoding AAA family ATPase, which gives rise to MIADHFIQQIRQNLGHVPTEGQEKLMKQLTEFILDPGSNRIFVVKGFAGTGKTSLISALVKTLDSMKIKSMLMAPTGRAAKVFSGYAGKNAFTIHRKIYRQKAAGDGFGEFVISKNLYSNLVLIVDEASMISDSLNEGTRFGSGRLLADLMQFVRDGANCKLILIGDTAQLPPVGIVVSPALDRNQLALYMPVAGEFLLRDIVRQNLDSGILHNATLVRNQITETNMSMPALEYKKYRDIFFIGGTELTDVMESAYNKYGIDDTIVLCRSNKRANQYNAGIRKQVLFREEELVPGDLLMIVKNNYYWIKDQPEIEFIANGDIVKILKIKKYEERYDYRFAYALMKLVDYDIEFEARIMLNALTADSPSMSQEDNRKLYYSVYEDYQHLNSKSKQYKAVKEDPFFNALQVKYAYAVTCHKAQGGQWKAVIIDQGFMKGENIDMEYLRWLYTAITRATEELYFVNFPKEFIKN
- a CDS encoding LamG-like jellyroll fold domain-containing protein, whose protein sequence is MKRFFTILSLCLIAIYLSSGNTAAQDQCPQSLIHFWKFDTRSHSKIVDRIGNLDGEFQSPPEYVPGKVDSAAYFDGNKQVTLPANQDFNWGKDASFTIEFWVRKTNACPNRNNSSNNVIIGRDDNVTQVHWWAGISCTNPGRVNFTLISNDGTNQTLESKKGVINGLWHLIGIVRNGTAKTTSIFIDGQLDTTATYTFTDDFASIAPIGIGWLSAGQQYHFEGYLDELALYNTAIDTSLFRAHFNNGAGKAYCQVAPEPATGPYALTVNFTGMTSVIDKPFSMYVINHNSKERLDSATLTFDTGNFSVRFDSILAGTAYDFDFWSDKNANGKYNAPPVDESWRVENIKLNSDSAINFAYSTNYTRIFDVQPEVDSTHFSLALDFIGFNQEVDRNMTVYIRQQQNDSIVDSLYLSPVDSGDFTVAFDSLTVGERYNLDYYSDVNNDSMYSAPPVDHAWRKELPVITKDTVMNVSYNTEYTDIFPVSGGDSAVSITINFTGFTPETGKNLVLYLRDKETGDFLDSLRLTPVDTADFTLVLDSLQKDKDYHIDYYIDFNGDNVYQVPPTDHSWRIVVNNLNADTTINVAHDTNYVDIGLVVTGVPPVENESGFMIYPNPVKDYLTVYYIEKVNSLRIYNLTGSLVINRNVAGSGRSERIDVSALKPGMYILQLRTSSGNHEMKLMKE
- a CDS encoding TonB-dependent receptor; this translates as MKGIKSSIYGLGFVLYFTLSFDADCQNRIVRGIVKDRNTQETLPGATIMILNTNPLLGTTTDGNGAFRIENIPVGRYSIQVSYIGYESTVVAEVLVQTGKETILEILMKQSATALEGVSIKAFANKEQAVNPMAMISSRQLTMEEASRYAGGIDDPARLATAFAGVAGSLSSNAIVIRGNAPKGLLWRMEGIEIPNPSHFANVSTFGGGGITALSSQMLSNSDFFTGAFPAEFGNALSGVFDMRIRNGNNEKREHTIKAGIIGIDFATEGPFIKGRRSSYLMNYRYSTLALISPLLPQNAQGIKYQDLSFKLNFPMGRKGTLSAWGLFSTDRTGSKVKEDSTQWIYYQDIEEDVNKNRMGAAGINYKTILSESTYLNTAVAATGNLIYWHRERLDSAMNLYPRDEIAQNDRKYTLSFLVNHKFGSRHINRTGININYLTYKVNLKQNDGRDQFRTFADKTGNSTLIQAYTQSRIDLADHFILNAGIHSQWFTLNSDLTFEPRISLKWNATDRNSFSVAYGLHSRMEPLGFYFAMQQMDGRTIEPNLRLKFTRSQHYILSWELKTGEYSRFRLEPYFQKMSKVPVMPNSSFSMQNLEMDWFFYDSLVNRGSGYNVGADITLERFLHDGFYYLFTASLFDSKYKGGDGVERNSRFNKNYVVNFLFGKEWTPGKNRNNLLSLNWKFSVLGGDRISPVNYAASYISNDVIYDEQHAFQERKPDVWYLDFTASWHKNHPRYSATWSVQFVNLLFQKEFYGYRYNFRTDRVEPLREVVVIPNLSYRIDF
- a CDS encoding LuxR C-terminal-related transcriptional regulator, whose protein sequence is MELKELFTEYMALLDEQVFKPEDLDYRILDYHLPLLERIDVVDSGCISVFDLYKRKHVYYSPKYKSLLGWDPERASEDMNYTNSMIHPDDLIPLMKAGLYFIRLGFSLPDKKESLHYKTIFEYRVKGRDNEYVRVIEQQVPLEFDASGNVWLALSMLDLSPDRDITAPFRGRLKNQVTGELYYFPPEDDLPVLKETELTSREKEVLQLIARGLISKQIADKLYISVNTVNTHRQRIIEKLNVSNTYEAIRYGQDRGLF
- a CDS encoding phosphoribosyl-AMP cyclohydrolase, whose product is MLKEDTNQLMLDFGKDGNQLVPVITQNSITKDVLILSWVNREAFEETLRSGYATYWSRSRKELWKKGATSGDYLKVVDIRINCEQNSLLFLVIPEGKGVCHARKPSGLPYSTCYYRQIVEGGLKIIEE